From one Peptoniphilaceae bacterium AMB_02 genomic stretch:
- a CDS encoding TIGR01212 family radical SAM protein (This family includes YhcC from E. coli K-12, an uncharacterized radical SAM protein.), producing the protein MSRYNSFHDYFYNKFNKKILKLSIDAGFTCPNRDGTLGKSGCIYCSERGSGDFTFKDLDSITLQMEKQRKILERKWPEGLNIAFFQNFTNTYAYVEQLRKIYYTALSFENTVGLAIATRADCLSDEVLDLLSELNEKTFLWIELGMQSVNESIIEEINRGYSHTVFDTAVDKLKERDIKTLSHIIFGLPGETSESMMDGIRYINDKKLFGVKIHSLYIQEDTPLAKIYKEKPFELLSKEEYINLVVEAISRLDPKIVIHRLTGDPNRQKLIAPNWTADKLSVLSGIEKRLKVENINQGCNATF; encoded by the coding sequence ATGAGTAGATACAACAGTTTTCATGATTATTTTTATAATAAATTCAATAAGAAGATACTTAAGCTCTCGATAGATGCGGGTTTTACATGTCCAAATCGCGATGGGACACTTGGAAAATCAGGATGCATATACTGCTCGGAAAGGGGTTCGGGAGACTTTACTTTTAAAGACCTCGATTCCATAACTCTTCAGATGGAAAAACAGAGAAAAATACTTGAAAGAAAATGGCCTGAGGGTCTTAATATAGCGTTTTTTCAAAATTTTACTAATACTTATGCGTATGTAGAACAGCTTAGAAAAATCTATTATACAGCTCTCTCTTTTGAAAATACGGTGGGGCTGGCAATAGCGACCAGGGCAGATTGTTTATCAGATGAGGTACTTGATCTTCTTAGTGAATTGAATGAAAAGACTTTTTTGTGGATTGAGCTTGGTATGCAATCTGTAAATGAAAGTATCATAGAGGAAATTAATAGAGGATATTCTCATACTGTCTTTGACACTGCAGTTGACAAGCTAAAAGAAAGAGATATAAAGACTCTGTCCCATATTATCTTCGGTCTACCTGGCGAAACAAGTGAAAGTATGATGGATGGGATTAGGTATATAAATGATAAAAAGCTCTTTGGGGTAAAAATCCATAGCCTTTATATTCAAGAAGATACACCTCTTGCTAAGATATATAAGGAAAAACCATTTGAATTGCTCTCAAAAGAAGAGTATATTAATTTGGTGGTAGAAGCAATATCAAGACTGGATCCCAAGATCGTAATCCATAGACTGACCGGGGATCCAAACAGACAAAAACTTATTGCACCGAATTGGACGGCAGATAAATTATCGGTCCTTTCCGGTATTGAGAAGAGATTGAAGGTTGAAAATATAAACCAAGGTTGTAATGCGACGTTTTAA